A window of Helicoverpa armigera isolate CAAS_96S chromosome 30, ASM3070526v1, whole genome shotgun sequence contains these coding sequences:
- the LOC110382692 gene encoding zinc finger protein Xfin: MNHTGATLQGNMDVDPLSSYEYPTYNPYPAPTYPYPNKLQSMYQAYHNNANYVNNSYPQEPYQNNVPTQSTEPIEEDKSKTVPESVVEPKPVARRKKKEKSGQKSTYCSEKIMDSSFKFYGCSICNISYTALHELDQHVTVHKNRMTSYRLRLRNQFKKKQIKKEKKKLKKLIKVKKENFDDIEIKPEDGYIGNEKASEVISNGINNSEQNVDVNNSIEQTDGQTDSNTENTISNNATTELSNGGNTDKSTEDSVNNMNGKENSMDETEMNNLEKIYKCFACQKQFTLSYYLKLHVRSHTDEKPYTCSACGQSFITASKLGRHNKRIHLAQRYQCRICFKIYSRFELLTAHFDKTHPEDKLEGEPYDYNAILPYLKELEEQLRTADQPDEPDCKMEGPDNKPDMSAGLWEQGVGPYEVPVIDSRVKQESQDEDQKDLVPKIDKIDIVIENVKLDSDLEVKVKQEVSDDEGGMAGMGGDGDEVGDDGDAADAFDVKGEDSTSDEDYFPSNTWAAPPSPPPSSPPRRGAGGAGGGSGRTCPVCHKRVSSASYMRVHARTHTGERPYKCYMCGRGFITSSKMHRHVLTHQTDKGEDTKVEPETETAEDQPTDIPAAEDDGDTKPAKKKSKMKSKLSKAKSSEEKPRRKHQKRPHACEYCNQKFLHLNMLEVHRQSHAGEARVLRCQYCLEPCDDAAARAEHEATHAGAKPYLCTICGKQYKKRETMVYHRKRHSPDKELVCEVCSARFTAACKLSAHMATHRAARFVLRYECPVCAHMFHTRYHVRMHLNTHQREGLILEENRSEVLAMVLQNARKIPKQGDAPQLTDTMPTDERSRVCNICGEVFHHFYYLEEHLKSHGSRIAITDIDKPEDKKYICEICNKGFKLHYYLKLHLFTHSKEKPFICQQCGKGFITKGKLKRHLETHTGLKKYQCHICYKFFTRPSYLRIHIRTIHGTQDYNFRFDKSYGLGLSMSAGPMSDVSQNSV, from the exons ATGAACCACACAGGAGCTACATTACAGGGTAACATGGACGTCGACCCGCTCAGTTCCTACGAGTACCCAACGTACAATCCGTACCCTGCTCCAACGTATCCGTACCCTAACAAGCTACAGTCCATGTACCAAGCGTACCACAACAACGCCAACTACGTCAACAACAGTTACCCACAGGAACCGTACCAAAACAATGTACCAACACAAAGTACCGAACCAATTGAAGAAGACAAGAGTAAGACGGTACCGGAAAGTGTGGTGGAACCGAAACCAGTGGCTCGGagaaaaaagaaagagaaaAGTGGTCAAAAAAGTACTTATTGTTCGGAAAAAATAATGGATTCATCGTTCAAGTTCTACGGTTGttctatttgtaatattagctACACTGCGTTACACGAATTAGATCAACATGTCACCGTACATAAAAATAGAATGACGAGCTACAGACTACGTTTAAGAAATCAATTTAAgaagaaacaaattaaaaaagagaagaagaagttaaaaaaattgattaaGGTTAAGAAGGAGAATTTCGATGATATTGAAATTAAGCCGGAGGACGGTTATATTGGGAACGAGAAGGCTTCAGAAGTTATAAGTAACGGAATCAATAATTCTGAACAAAATGTAGATGTTAATAATAGTATAGagcagacagacggacagacagattCGAACACAGAAAATACTATTTCTAACAACGCAACTACAGAACTCTCAAATGGAGGAAATACAGATAAAAGTACCGAAGACagtgtaaataatatgaatggcAAAGAAAACAGTATGGACGAGACAGAAATGAACAATTTAGAGAAAATATACAAATGCTTTGCGTGTCAGAAGCAGTTTACTTTGAGTTACTACTTGAAACTACATGTTAGATCTCATACag ACGAGAAGCCCTACACTTGCAGTGCCTGCGGCCAGTCATTCATCACAGCGAGCAAGCTCGGACGACACAACAAGCGTATACACCTCGCTCAGCGCTACCAGTGTCGCATCTGCTTCAAGATATACTCACG ATTTGAGCTGTTGACCGCACACTTTGATAAAACTCATCCAGAAGATAAATTAGAAGGGGAACCATATG ATTACAACGCAATTCTCCCATATCTAAAAGAATTAGAGGAGCAACTCCGCACAGCCGACCAACCGGATGAACCGGACTGCAAAATGGAAGGGCCGGACAATAAACCGGACATGTCTGCCGGACTCTGGGAGCAGGGCGTCGGTCCTTACGAAGTGCCTGTCATAGACTCCAGGGTCAAGCAAGAG tcTCAAGACGAGGATCAAAAAGATTTGGTGCCGAAAATAGACAAAATAGACATAGTCATAGAGAACGTCAAGCTGGACTCTGACCTCGAGGTGAAGGTTAAGCAGGAGGTGTCGGATGATGAGGGGGGGATGGCAGGGATGGGAGGGGATGGGGATGAGGTGGGGGATGACGGAGATGCGGCGGATGCGTTTGATGTTAAAGGGGAGGATAG CACCTCAGACGAGGACTACTTCCCCTCCAACACGTGGGCAGCTCCCCCCTCCCCCCCGCCGTCCTCGCCCCCACGTCGCGGGGCTGGTGGGGCTGGTGGGGGCAGTGGCCGAACGTGCCCCGTGTGTCACAAGCGAGTGTCCAGTGCGTCGTATATGCGCGTACACGCGAGGACTCACACGGGAGAGAGGCCCTACAAGTGTTATATGTGTGGAAGAGGGTTTATAACGTCGAGTAAAATGCATAGGCATGTGCTGACTCATCAGACAG ATAAAGGCGAGGACACAAAGGTGGAGCCTGAAACAGAAACGGCTGAAGATCAGCCAACTGATATCCCCGCGGCTGAAGACGACGGCGATACCAA GCCAGCAAAGAAGAAATCTAAGATGAAATCGAAGTTATCCAAAGCGAAGAGTTCAGAAGAGAAGCCGCGACGCAAACATCAGAAGCGGCCTCACGCCTGCGAGTACTGCAACCAGAA GTTCCTTCATCTCAACATGTTAGAAGTACACCGGCAATCCCACGCGGGCGAGGCGCGGGTGCTCCGCTGTCAGTACTGCCTGGAGCCCTGCGACgacgccgccgcccgcgccgagCACGAGGCCACGCACGCGGGGGCGAAGCCCTATCTGTGTACTATATGTGGGAAACAGTATAAGAAGAGGGAGACTATG GTGTACCACCGCAAGCGCCACTCCCCGGACAAAGAACTAGTGTGCGAGGTGTGCAGCGCGCGCTTCACGGCGGCCTGCAAGCTCTCCGCGCACATGGCGACACACCGCGCGGCTCGCTTTGTGTTGCGCTACGAGTGTCCCGTGTGCGCGCACATGTTCCACACGCGGTATCACGTGCGCATGCATCTTAATACGCACCAGAGGGAGGGACT AATCCTAGAAGAAAATCGCAGCGAAGTTCTCGCAATGGTACTACAAAACGCTCGCAAAATACCCAAACAGGGCGACGCCCCCCAGCTGACCGACACCATGCCGACGGACGAGCGATCCCGCGTCTGCAACATATGTGGCGAAGTGTTCCACCACTTCTACTATCTAGAGGAACACTTGAAGAGCCACGGCTCCCGGATAGCCATCACAGATATCGACAAACCAGAAGATAAGAAATACATCTGTGAAATATGCAACAAAGGATTCAAGTTAcactattatttaaaactacactTATTCACGCATTCAAAAGAAAAGCCCTTTATTTGCCAACAGTGCGGGAAAGGTTTTATAACGAAAGGGAAACTTAAAAGACACTTAGAGACCCACACGGGGCTTAAAAAATACCAATGTCATATTTGTTATAAGTTCTTCACTCGACCGAGTTACTTAAGGATACATATTAGGACTATTCACGGGACGCAGGATTATAACTTTAGGTTTGACAAGAGCTATGGTTTAGGCTTGTCAATGTCAGCGGGACCGATGTCAGATGTCAGTCAGAATAGTGTATGA